GGAGGAGTAAGAGAAATGGACTTACGAAAACCAATCGCAATAAACAAAACATATAAACCGGTTCTGATTTTTAAAGACGGGGTGGAATTAAAAGAGTGTGTCTCCATTCAGGAAGCCGCACACTATCTTAAGGCATACACGTTATACACCGCCATGCCGTATCGCCACATTATGAATGGCATCATCCTTGATGAGACCTGGATCCATGAGGGGAGCAGCTATCGGTTCACCACTGATTCTAATGTAAAGAAAACAACACTGAAGGAAATTAAGATTCAAAATAAGGAATACATTCAAGGGCATATCTATATAAAACCTAACACTTGGGGGTACTCAACCTACTATTTAACTGTAGGTAAAGAAATTCTGAGACAAACCCATGTACTTAAAATGGTATATATTTGAACTTGCACTTGCATTCAAATTTCATATGTAATAAAATAATTACATATGAAAGACTTACAAGTAAACGAGGAAATTTTAAGTACTTTATCGGCGCTAGCTAACCCTTATAGACTACAAATTCTTTATTTACTTACTTTAAATCGAGAGTATGTAAGTGAGTTAGCTAGAAAAATGGGCATTAGTAGACCGTTACTTTACTTGCACTTAAAAAAACTTGAGGAGGTAAATCTAGTTAGTAGCCATCTTGAAATATCAGAATCTGGTAAATCTTTGAAATTTTACCATTTAACTGATTTGAATTTCACTTTAAACGAAACAGTTCTTAAGTCAATGTTTGAAAAAAACGATATTGAAGGAGATAATATTAGTGACTAGTATCTACTTAACATTTTTCTCATTTGTTCAAATTTTTCTTCCAATAATAGTATCAATCGTAGCATTAATTCTCATATTTAGATTTATTAATAGATATGAGAAAAAATCTGAAGAAAGATCCGCTATAGAAAAGCAACAGTTGGACTACATATCTAACAAAGTAAATGAAATAGAAAAATTACTTAAACAAATTGACTAATTTAGTCTAGTTTTAAGTAAAAAGGCTTAATTCCATAAATGAAGTTGGGGTCCCGAGCGCCTACGAGGAATTTGTATCGATAAGAAATAGATTTAAAAATTTCGCTGTTATTTTGTACATTTAACTTGACGGTGACATCTCTCTATTGTGAGTTATTAGTGGTACAGTTTTCAACCGTTTTAATTATAAAAAAGTGGTGCATTTTTAAATTGGCACAAACAGGTAACGGTTATTGCAGGTGTATTTCTTATCTATGGGTTTAACATGGATTTTATCATTAAAATCATGAGTATTGTCCGAGAGTGATTGGTCTTGCGTATGGTTAACCCTAAAGTTATGGAAATAAGACTTAGAAGCAAACTTAAGAGTGTGTTGATAGTGCATTATCTTAAAATTTTGTATAATAGGAATTGAAGTTAAATTAGATGCTAAAAATTTGTAATTAAGAAGGAGGGATTCGTCATGTTGGTATTCCAAATGCGTAATGTAGATAAAACATCTATTGTTTTGAAACAGACTAAAAACAGTGATTACACAGATAAATAAATACGTTAGATTAATTCCTACCAGTAACTAATCTTATGACTTTTTAAACAGATAACTAAAATTACAAACAAATCGTTTAACTTCTGTATTTATTTATAGATGTAATCACTTCAGGAGTGATTACATGAACAAAAATATAAAATATTCTCAAAACTTTTTAACGAGTGAAAAAGTACTCAACCAAATAATAAAACAATTGAATTTAAAAGAAACCGATACCGTTTACGAAATTGGAACAGGTAAAGGGCATTTAACGACGAAACTGGCTAAAATAAGTAAACAGGTAACGTCTATTGAATTAGACAGTCATCTATTCAACTTATCGTCAGAAAAATTAAAACTGAACATTCGTGTCACTTTAATTCACCAAGATATTCTACAGTTTCAATTCCCTAACAAACAGAGGTATAAAATTGTTGGGAATATTCCTTACCATTTAAGCACACAAATTATTAAAAAAGTGGTTTTTGAAAGCCATGCGTCTGACATCTATCTGATTGTTGAAGAAGGATTCTACAAGCGTACCTTGGATATTCACCGAACACTAGGGTTGCTCTTGCACACTCAAGTCTCGATTCAGCAATTGCTTAAGCTGCCAGCGGAATGCTTTCATCCTAAACCAAAAGTAAACAGTGTCTTAATAAAACTTACCCGCCATACCACAGATGTTCCAGATAAATATTGGAAGCTATATACGTACTTTGTTTCAAAATGGGTCAATCGAGAATATCGTCAACTGTTTACTAAAAATCAGTTTCATCAAGCAATGAAACACGCCAAAGTAAACAATTTAAGTACCGTTACTTATGAGCAAGTATTGTCTATTTTTAATAGTTATCTATTATTTAACGGGAGGAAATAATTCTATGAGTCGCTTTTGTAAATTTGAAAAGTTACACGTTACTAAAGGGAATGTAGATAAATTATTAGGTATACTACTGACAGCTTCCAAGGAGCTAAAGAGGTCCCTAGCGCCTACGGGGAATTTGTATCGATAAGGAATAGATTTAAAAATTTCGCTGTTATTTTGTACAATAAGGATAAATTTGAATGGTACCATAAACGACCGTTTATGGTACCTTTTCATTTTCCTGCTTTTTCTAAATGTTTTTTAAGTAAATCAAGTACCAAAATCCGTTCCTTTTTCATAGTTCCTATATAGTTATACTTAATGAGTTATGGTACATTTAAATTATAAAATTAAGGAGGTTTTTTTATGATTTTTGGCTATGTGTCAACAGCGGTTTAAAATTCCTTCTTAATAACGGATTAAAAATCCCTTTTTTACACGTTACTCTTGGAAACTATCGACACGGGTCGGCTGGATGCCGGCCCGTTTCTTTTCCCTCATCCGATATGAATCTCCCCGAATGTTAAAAGTGGTCGCATGATGAAGAAGGCGATCTAAAATTGCGGTCGCCAAAACCTCGTCACCAAATATTTTTCCCCATTCAATATATGACTTGTTTGAGGTCAGGATGATCGAGCCTCTCTCATATCTCTTCGAGATGATTTGAAACAGCGCATTCGCACTGATGGGGTCGAACGGAAAATAACCGATTTCGTCTAGAATGAGTAGCTCGGATCGACAGTACCTTTTGATGATACGAGGAAGAAGGCCAGATTTCTCTGCTTTTTGACACTCCTCGACAAAATCGTTCGCGGTAATGAACGAAGTCCGATAACCTTTCGTGACAGCTTCCGCAGCGATTGAAATTGCCAAGTGTGTCTTCCCCACCCCCGGCGGGCCCAATAATAATACATTGAAGCCGTTATCGATGAACCGACAGGTCATCACCTCCCTGACGCGCTTTTCATTGATGCTCGGCTGAAACGCAAAGTCGAAGTCTTCTAGCGTCTTAAAATAGGGGAGTCTGGCACGTTTTATTCGTTTCGATAGCTCTGTTGACTCACGGTGTTCGATTTCCGTCATCAGAATACTGTTTAGAAAGTCCGAATATGCTACATTATTCTTGGAGGCATCTTCAAGGATTCCTTCAAGCTGGTTGGCCGACAATTGCCATCCAACTTTTTCTAAGCGTTCAGTGAGAAGGTCCGTGTTCATTCGTGATCGCTCCTTTCGAACTGTTCGTACACTTGAAGGGAACGACGTTCCACTTCAGGAATATCGGGCTGGAGACGACGGGTCGGCAAACCTTTTTGAGTCGTTTCTAGCCCTTTGTAATGCTCTAAATTTAGTTGATACTTCAAGTTCCCGGAGGCAATCGGATGTTGGGCGATTTGTTCGCCATTAGCGTAGACCTCGAGGTGATGGTCGAGGGTGATTCTAATTCGTACATGCTGTCCGACGAACCGGAACGGAACTGAATACTGTCGTCCTTGGTAGGACACAAAACAGTCTTTGCTTACTTGACGTGTTTCCCAGCGATGGACCGGATAATGCGGCTTCAAATGTCCTGGTGCTAGAAAACCTTGTTCAACCTCGAAGCGTTTCTCAGGTGACTCTTTCGTCGTATCGTTTTTCTTTTTATTGGCCGTGTTTTGTAGCCACTCTAGGACGTCACGATTCAATTGTTCCAATGTCTTTCCGATACGTCGTTTGAAAAAGTTCTGTTTCATATAGCCGAATGAGCGCTCGATCTTCCCTTTCGTCTGTGCCCGTCTGGGCTTGCACGCCTTCGGCGTAATCCCATAATAGGCCAAGAAATCTTCGAACTTCTGATTGAACTTGATACCGTTTGGATTGTGGCTGATGACCGCAGTTTTCATGTTGTCATAGAGAATCTGTTGCGGTACGCCATTGAAGAAGGCGAACGCATTCATATGGCACTTCATCAGAGTCTCCAGCGTCATGTCGGTCGTGAACTCGATGTATCGCATCCTTGAATACCCGAGGATGATGGAGAAGGCATACACCATACGCATTTCACCGTCTACTTCATACGTCCCGACATCACTCCAATCCATCTGTCCCTGTCTTCCTGGCGGCGTTTCAAACCTAACGGTAGCCTGCTTTTTAGGCTGAAGTCTGTAAGGTTTCACGTACTCTCTCAGAATCGTCATTTTGCCTTCATAGCCTAACTTTTGAATCTCATCGAACAGAACCTCGCAATTGGTTGTACCTTCTTTTATACGTTCGTTTATGTAGTCTTTGTAGGGTTCGAGTTTTCCTTTCCTCTTTTTCCGCTTTACTTTCGTAGGTGCATTTTCCATCTTCAAATACTTTCGGATTGTCTTAGGATCATATCCCGTCTCGTCAGAGATGGCTTTGATTGTCCATCCTTTGCTTCTTAACTCACGAATCATAAAAAATCCCTCACTTCGGATCATGTCTCATACTCCATTTTCAGGTTGTCAGAATCATTATCCGTTAATTTAAGGGATTTTTAATACGTTGATATAAGGGATTATAACAGCGTTGATTACAGCTATGCTCGAGTGAGTACGGATGATCAAAATCTTAGTTTACAAATTGATGCACTTACTCATTATGGAATTGATAAATTATTTCAAGAAAAAGTAACTGGTGCGAAAAAAGACCGACCGCAATTAGAAGAAATGATCAACCTACTGTAGACGTCAAGTTGATTTTGACACTTTTTGCTCGTTTGCCTTTTACACTTCTGCCGAAAACAATGATTTCCGGTTCCTCATCCGATGACTGTCGTCATCACTATGTATGATTTCGACGCGATGGAGTAAACGGTCCAGTATCGCAGT
The sequence above is drawn from the Exiguobacterium aurantiacum genome and encodes:
- a CDS encoding ArsR/SmtB family transcription factor, which produces MKDLQVNEEILSTLSALANPYRLQILYLLTLNREYVSELARKMGISRPLLYLHLKKLEEVNLVSSHLEISESGKSLKFYHLTDLNFTLNETVLKSMFEKNDIEGDNISD
- the istA gene encoding IS21 family transposase, with protein sequence MIRSEGFFMIRELRSKGWTIKAISDETGYDPKTIRKYLKMENAPTKVKRKKRKGKLEPYKDYINERIKEGTTNCEVLFDEIQKLGYEGKMTILREYVKPYRLQPKKQATVRFETPPGRQGQMDWSDVGTYEVDGEMRMVYAFSIILGYSRMRYIEFTTDMTLETLMKCHMNAFAFFNGVPQQILYDNMKTAVISHNPNGIKFNQKFEDFLAYYGITPKACKPRRAQTKGKIERSFGYMKQNFFKRRIGKTLEQLNRDVLEWLQNTANKKKNDTTKESPEKRFEVEQGFLAPGHLKPHYPVHRWETRQVSKDCFVSYQGRQYSVPFRFVGQHVRIRITLDHHLEVYANGEQIAQHPIASGNLKYQLNLEHYKGLETTQKGLPTRRLQPDIPEVERRSLQVYEQFERSDHE
- the istB gene encoding IS21-like element helper ATPase IstB; its protein translation is MNTDLLTERLEKVGWQLSANQLEGILEDASKNNVAYSDFLNSILMTEIEHRESTELSKRIKRARLPYFKTLEDFDFAFQPSINEKRVREVMTCRFIDNGFNVLLLGPPGVGKTHLAISIAAEAVTKGYRTSFITANDFVEECQKAEKSGLLPRIIKRYCRSELLILDEIGYFPFDPISANALFQIISKRYERGSIILTSNKSYIEWGKIFGDEVLATAILDRLLHHATTFNIRGDSYRMREKKRAGIQPTRVDSFQE
- the erm(B) gene encoding 23S rRNA (adenine(2058)-N(6))-methyltransferase Erm(B), with the translated sequence MNKNIKYSQNFLTSEKVLNQIIKQLNLKETDTVYEIGTGKGHLTTKLAKISKQVTSIELDSHLFNLSSEKLKLNIRVTLIHQDILQFQFPNKQRYKIVGNIPYHLSTQIIKKVVFESHASDIYLIVEEGFYKRTLDIHRTLGLLLHTQVSIQQLLKLPAECFHPKPKVNSVLIKLTRHTTDVPDKYWKLYTYFVSKWVNREYRQLFTKNQFHQAMKHAKVNNLSTVTYEQVLSIFNSYLLFNGRK
- a CDS encoding 23S rRNA methyltransferase attenuator leader peptide ErmL, whose translation is MLVFQMRNVDKTSIVLKQTKNSDYTDK